One Phoenix dactylifera cultivar Barhee BC4 chromosome 14, palm_55x_up_171113_PBpolish2nd_filt_p, whole genome shotgun sequence DNA window includes the following coding sequences:
- the LOC103714296 gene encoding uncharacterized protein LOC103714296 isoform X1: MRTIETLQDLIEEAKVRTACWAICVFAITYFLSHTSKSMWTNIPISILILSVFRFLSYEVEIHWRVHPVRKQTYLSHLEKKQLHLDDFHLSTVPPPSKWRRKIDSPIVEAAIEEFINKILQDFVVDLWYSSLTPDKEAPELIRTIILDVLVEISRRVKQINLVDLLTRDMVDLIGNHLDLYRKYQSEIGVDVMGTLSFEERDERLKHHLTASKELHPALLSPECEHKVLQRIVGGVLAIVLRPQEAQCPLVRCFSRELLTCLVLQPLMNFASPAYINELIEYVFLANQDNRNGESDSDRSTNEAILVHDPKVSGGNTRTAQPELRTTASNQAGDLIMAKSGGEKSLACSERVPQKTLQESTGHHIPPRAAEWAVILDAATKRRSEFLAPENLENLWTKGKNYKKKMANIMKAGTLLGSVNAAPGNRHTTAHAENMGKGLLTNMNESIINIDDKYMVHLMQGPNINSQSNVATKNGPHVSQELVSVQSKERGHFGDGSDENTRKTVKSDKGQLKRSSSTPDIETTFMGKGGETSGFKENYILNISKHKEEQSSALVSKNGGSFYVPKIRCRVVGAYFAKVGSKSFAVYSIAVTDAENKTWSVKRRYRNFERLHRHLKDIPNYTLHLPPKRFLSSSIDDYFVHQRCILLDKYLHDLLSIANVAEQHEVWDFLSASSKNYSFGKSTSVMKTLAVNVDDAVDDMVRQFRGVSDGLRRVVGSSSSHASSPLRAEESMALACIEEETNKLSPSYSNMDTSHSLSDDEAHDEDQSSAVNNGWHSDNELNSKGFPPCVVKRIEESSNLDSQRSQHSDKFHRLALNDSKTLVASDIFEDPLAMPPEWTPPNISVPLLSLVDKIFQLKRRGWLRRQVFWISKQILQLMMKDAIDDWILRQISWLRRDDVIAQGIHWLQDVLWPNGTFFIKLESSQGNVEDSHFSQKPTQSASRIYGDKVTRSSSFELQLEAARRASDVKKMILGGAPTALVSLLGHSQYRHCAEDIYYFIQSTVCVKQLAYGMLELVLISVFPELRDLILDIHQKA, translated from the exons ATGAGAACGATCGAGACGTTGCAAGATCTGATAGAAGAGGCCAAGGTTCGAACCGCCTGCTGGGCCATCTGCGTCTTTGCGATCACCTACTTCTTGTCGC ATACAAGTAAATCGATGTGGACAAATATCCCAATATCAATTCTTATACTTTCAGTCTTCCGCTTTCTATCTTATGAAGTGGAGATCCACTGGAGGGTGCATCCTGTCCGTAAGCAGACATATCTATCTCATTTGGAAAAGAAGCAGTTACATCTAGATGATTTTCATCTTTCTACTGTGCCACCTCCTTCAAAATGGAGGAGGAAAATTGATTCGCCCATTGTGGAGGCTGCCATTGAGGAATTCATTAACAAGATCTTGCAGGATTTTGTTGTAGATCTTTGGTATTCGTCTCTTACTCCTGACAAGGAGGCGCCGGAACTAATACGCACTATCATACTAGATGTACTTGTTGAAATATCAAGAAGAGTTAAGCAGATCAACCTTGTCGACTTGTTAACAAG GGACATGGTTGACTTGATTGGAAACCACCTAGATCTATACAGAAAATATCAATCAGAGATTGGCGTGGATGTTATGGGAACTCTTTCTTTTGAGGAAAGGGATGAAAGGTTAAAACACCATCTAACAGCTTCCAAGGAACTTCATCCAGCTCTGCTATCTCCGGAGTGTGAACACAAG GTTCTTCAACGTATTGTTGGAGGAGTTCTGGCAATAGTCTTGAGGCCACAGGAAGCTCAATGCCCATTAGTTCGCTGTTTCAGTAGAGAGCTGTTGACCTGCTTGGTTTTGCAACCTCTCATGAACTTTGCCAGTCCTGC GTATATCAATGagttgattgagtatgtattcCTTGCCAATCAAGATAACAGAAATGGAGAGTCGGACTCTGATAGGTCAACCAATGAAGCTATTCTTGTGCATGATCCTAAAGTTTCTGGAGGAAATACTCGGACTGCTCAGCCTGAGTTAAGAACTACAGCTTCTAACCAAGCAGGGGATTTGATAATGGCTAAAAGTGGTGGGGAAAAATCACTTGCTTGTTCTGAGCGTGTTCCTCAGAAAACATTACAGGAAAGTACTGGGCATCATATACCGCCTAGGGCAGCAGAATGGGCAGTGATACTGGATGCtgctacaaaaagaagatctgaGTTCCTTGCCCCTGAGAATCTTGAAAACTTGTGGACAAAAGGAAAAAACTACAAAAAGAAGATGGCCAATATTATGAAGGCAGGAACTTTGCTGGGTTCTGTGAATGCTGCACCGGGAAATAGACACACTACTGCTCATGCAGAAAACATGGGAAAGGGATTGTTGACCAATATGAACGAAAGTATTATAAATATAGATGATAAATATATGGTCCACCTAATGCAGGGACCCAATATTAATAGCCAATCAAATGTAGCAACAAAGAATGGGCCACATGTTTCCCAAGAGCTGGTTAGTGTGCAATCTAAAGAAAGGGGTCATTTTGGTGATGGAAGTGATGAAAATACCAGGAAAACTGTTAAAAGTGACAAAGGTCAGCTAAAGCGATCTAGCAGTACACCTGATATTGAAACAACATTCATGGGCAAAGGTGGTGAAACTTCTGGTTTCAAGGAGaactatattctaaacattAGCAAGCATAAGGAAGAGCAAAGCTCTGCATTGGTCTCCAAGAATGGAGGATCCTTCTATGTTCCAAAGATCAGGTGCCGG GTTGTTGGAGCATATTTTGCCAAAGTTGGATCTAAATCTTTTGCAGTTTATTCAATTGCTGTAACAGATGCAGAGAACAAGACCTGGTCTGTGAAAAGAAG ATACCGAAATTTTGAGCGGTTGCACCGGCATCTAAAAGATATACCTAATTATACATTACATTTGCCCCCAAAAAGGTTTCTTTCATCCAGTATCGATGATTATTTTGTGCACCAGCGGTGCATTCTTCTCGacaaatatttgcat GATCTTCTGTCAATTGCCAATGTTGCGGAGCAACATGAAGTTTGGGACTTTTTAAGTGCTTCTTCGAAG aaTTACTCTTTTGGAAAGTCAACCTCAGTGATGAAAACATTAGCAG TGAATGTGGATGATgctgtggatgatatggttcgCCAATTTAGAGGGGTTTCAGATGGTCTACGGCGTGTTGTTGGCTCATCATCGTCTCATGCAAGTTCTCCCTTAAGAGCTGAAGAGAGCATGGCATTAGCATGCATTGAAGAAGAGACAAATAAGCTCAGTCCAAGCTATAGTAATATGGACACTTCCCATAGTTTGTCTGATGATGAAGCCCATGATGAAGACCAATCTTCTGCAGTAAATAATGGATGGCACTCTGATAATGAATTAAACTCCAAAGGTTTTCCACCTTGTGTTGTCAAGCGCATTGAGGAATCTTCAAATTTGGATTCTCAGAGAAGCCAACATTCAGATAAATTTCACAGACTTGCTTTAAATGACTCAAAAACTTTAGTAGCATCTGATATTTTTGAGGATCCGCTTGCAATGCCACCTGAG TGGACACCACCAAACATTAGTGTGCCGCTGTTGAGTCTAGTTGATAAGATATTCCAACTGAAACGGAGAGGTTGGCTGAG AAGACAGGTCTTTTGGATTTCAAAACAGATTTTGCAGTTAATGATGAAAGATGCAATTGATGATTGGATCCTAAGGCAAATTTCTTGGCTCCGGAGGGATGATGTTATTGCACAAGGGATTCATTGGCTCCAAGAT GTTCTCTGGCCTAATGGTACATTCTTTATAAAGTTGGAGAGCAGTCAAGGGAATGTGGAAGACAGTCATTTTAGTCAGAAACCAACTCAAAGTGCCAGTCGGATATATGGTGATAAGGTGACCAGATCGAGCTCTTTCGAGCTGCAGCTTGAAGCAGCTCGCAGAGCAAGTGATGTTAAGAAAATGATACTTG GTGGAGCTCCAACTGCGTTAGTCAGCTTACTTGGGCATAGTCAATACAGGCATTGTGCGGAGGATATTTATTACTTTATCCAG TCTACTGTCTGTGTTAAGCAGCTTGCATATGGTATGTTGGAACTGGTGCTTATTTCAGTATTCCCAGAATTACGTGATTTAATACTAGATATACATCAGAAGGCCTGA
- the LOC103714297 gene encoding dof zinc finger protein DOF1.2-like, whose amino-acid sequence MLSRVLPYPLRRSLVAHHSWKPDNELAPICPRCDSSNTKFCYYNNYSLTQPRYFCKGCRRYWTKGGNLRNVPVGGGCRKNRRGVSARPQANHPASQSDLNYDSHGLPDSCRSNHAQHDGMPGSSHHSKNSDLPPSDGSTMDLALPELPGEIMDEPFVSVMEGATNSAMNQMPGQGLNQLGGREITETLFENQTYADDSNFSLDPGSSESVAFSSEGGVTGYDIPVSDCWVAPPTCPGFQPLLEDDLFHHQDLVIGDWYSLDQFYS is encoded by the coding sequence ATGTTGTCTCGAGTGCTCCCTTACCCTCTTCGGAGGTCATTGGTGGCGCACCATAGCTGGAAGCCAGACAACGAGCTAGCACCAATTTGCCCCCGATGTGATTCCTCCAACACCAAGTTCTGCTACTACAACAACTACAGCTTAACGCAGCCTCGCTACTTCTGCAAAGGTTGCAGGAGGTATTGGACCAAAGGGGGAAACCTTCGGAATGTCCCCGTCGGCGGTGGGTGCCGAAAGAACCGGCGGGGGGTGTCTGCGAGGCCGCAAGCCAATCATCCTGCGTCCCAGAGCGATCTTAATTACGACAGCCATGGATTGCCGGATTCTTGTCGTTCCAACCATGCACAGCACGATGGCATGCCAGGGAGTTCCCATCATTCCAAGAACAGCGACCTTCCCCCTTCCGATGGATCCACGATGGACCTCGCGCTACCCGAACTACCGGGAGAAATCATGGACGAGCCTTTCGTCAGTGTGATGGAAGGTGCCACGAATTCGGCAATGAACCAAATGCCTGGCCAAGGATTGAATCAGCTTGGAGGCAGGGAGATCACGGAAACTCTATTTGAGAACCAAACATACGCAGACGACAGCAACTTCTCTCTGGATCCAGGCAGCTCTGAGTCAGTGGCATTCTCCTCGGAAGGAGGAGTTACTGGTTATGACATTCCTGTGTCAGATTGTTGGGTTGCCCCACCAACGTGTCCAGGATTCCAACCACTGCTTGAGGATGATTTGTTTCACCATCAAGATCTTGTGATTGGTGATTGGTACTCATTGGATCAGTTCTATAGCTAA
- the LOC103714296 gene encoding uncharacterized protein LOC103714296 isoform X2 has product MQADTSKSMWTNIPISILILSVFRFLSYEVEIHWRVHPVRKQTYLSHLEKKQLHLDDFHLSTVPPPSKWRRKIDSPIVEAAIEEFINKILQDFVVDLWYSSLTPDKEAPELIRTIILDVLVEISRRVKQINLVDLLTRDMVDLIGNHLDLYRKYQSEIGVDVMGTLSFEERDERLKHHLTASKELHPALLSPECEHKVLQRIVGGVLAIVLRPQEAQCPLVRCFSRELLTCLVLQPLMNFASPAYINELIEYVFLANQDNRNGESDSDRSTNEAILVHDPKVSGGNTRTAQPELRTTASNQAGDLIMAKSGGEKSLACSERVPQKTLQESTGHHIPPRAAEWAVILDAATKRRSEFLAPENLENLWTKGKNYKKKMANIMKAGTLLGSVNAAPGNRHTTAHAENMGKGLLTNMNESIINIDDKYMVHLMQGPNINSQSNVATKNGPHVSQELVSVQSKERGHFGDGSDENTRKTVKSDKGQLKRSSSTPDIETTFMGKGGETSGFKENYILNISKHKEEQSSALVSKNGGSFYVPKIRCRVVGAYFAKVGSKSFAVYSIAVTDAENKTWSVKRRYRNFERLHRHLKDIPNYTLHLPPKRFLSSSIDDYFVHQRCILLDKYLHDLLSIANVAEQHEVWDFLSASSKNYSFGKSTSVMKTLAVNVDDAVDDMVRQFRGVSDGLRRVVGSSSSHASSPLRAEESMALACIEEETNKLSPSYSNMDTSHSLSDDEAHDEDQSSAVNNGWHSDNELNSKGFPPCVVKRIEESSNLDSQRSQHSDKFHRLALNDSKTLVASDIFEDPLAMPPEWTPPNISVPLLSLVDKIFQLKRRGWLRRQVFWISKQILQLMMKDAIDDWILRQISWLRRDDVIAQGIHWLQDVLWPNGTFFIKLESSQGNVEDSHFSQKPTQSASRIYGDKVTRSSSFELQLEAARRASDVKKMILGGAPTALVSLLGHSQYRHCAEDIYYFIQSTVCVKQLAYGMLELVLISVFPELRDLILDIHQKA; this is encoded by the exons ATGCAGGCAG ATACAAGTAAATCGATGTGGACAAATATCCCAATATCAATTCTTATACTTTCAGTCTTCCGCTTTCTATCTTATGAAGTGGAGATCCACTGGAGGGTGCATCCTGTCCGTAAGCAGACATATCTATCTCATTTGGAAAAGAAGCAGTTACATCTAGATGATTTTCATCTTTCTACTGTGCCACCTCCTTCAAAATGGAGGAGGAAAATTGATTCGCCCATTGTGGAGGCTGCCATTGAGGAATTCATTAACAAGATCTTGCAGGATTTTGTTGTAGATCTTTGGTATTCGTCTCTTACTCCTGACAAGGAGGCGCCGGAACTAATACGCACTATCATACTAGATGTACTTGTTGAAATATCAAGAAGAGTTAAGCAGATCAACCTTGTCGACTTGTTAACAAG GGACATGGTTGACTTGATTGGAAACCACCTAGATCTATACAGAAAATATCAATCAGAGATTGGCGTGGATGTTATGGGAACTCTTTCTTTTGAGGAAAGGGATGAAAGGTTAAAACACCATCTAACAGCTTCCAAGGAACTTCATCCAGCTCTGCTATCTCCGGAGTGTGAACACAAG GTTCTTCAACGTATTGTTGGAGGAGTTCTGGCAATAGTCTTGAGGCCACAGGAAGCTCAATGCCCATTAGTTCGCTGTTTCAGTAGAGAGCTGTTGACCTGCTTGGTTTTGCAACCTCTCATGAACTTTGCCAGTCCTGC GTATATCAATGagttgattgagtatgtattcCTTGCCAATCAAGATAACAGAAATGGAGAGTCGGACTCTGATAGGTCAACCAATGAAGCTATTCTTGTGCATGATCCTAAAGTTTCTGGAGGAAATACTCGGACTGCTCAGCCTGAGTTAAGAACTACAGCTTCTAACCAAGCAGGGGATTTGATAATGGCTAAAAGTGGTGGGGAAAAATCACTTGCTTGTTCTGAGCGTGTTCCTCAGAAAACATTACAGGAAAGTACTGGGCATCATATACCGCCTAGGGCAGCAGAATGGGCAGTGATACTGGATGCtgctacaaaaagaagatctgaGTTCCTTGCCCCTGAGAATCTTGAAAACTTGTGGACAAAAGGAAAAAACTACAAAAAGAAGATGGCCAATATTATGAAGGCAGGAACTTTGCTGGGTTCTGTGAATGCTGCACCGGGAAATAGACACACTACTGCTCATGCAGAAAACATGGGAAAGGGATTGTTGACCAATATGAACGAAAGTATTATAAATATAGATGATAAATATATGGTCCACCTAATGCAGGGACCCAATATTAATAGCCAATCAAATGTAGCAACAAAGAATGGGCCACATGTTTCCCAAGAGCTGGTTAGTGTGCAATCTAAAGAAAGGGGTCATTTTGGTGATGGAAGTGATGAAAATACCAGGAAAACTGTTAAAAGTGACAAAGGTCAGCTAAAGCGATCTAGCAGTACACCTGATATTGAAACAACATTCATGGGCAAAGGTGGTGAAACTTCTGGTTTCAAGGAGaactatattctaaacattAGCAAGCATAAGGAAGAGCAAAGCTCTGCATTGGTCTCCAAGAATGGAGGATCCTTCTATGTTCCAAAGATCAGGTGCCGG GTTGTTGGAGCATATTTTGCCAAAGTTGGATCTAAATCTTTTGCAGTTTATTCAATTGCTGTAACAGATGCAGAGAACAAGACCTGGTCTGTGAAAAGAAG ATACCGAAATTTTGAGCGGTTGCACCGGCATCTAAAAGATATACCTAATTATACATTACATTTGCCCCCAAAAAGGTTTCTTTCATCCAGTATCGATGATTATTTTGTGCACCAGCGGTGCATTCTTCTCGacaaatatttgcat GATCTTCTGTCAATTGCCAATGTTGCGGAGCAACATGAAGTTTGGGACTTTTTAAGTGCTTCTTCGAAG aaTTACTCTTTTGGAAAGTCAACCTCAGTGATGAAAACATTAGCAG TGAATGTGGATGATgctgtggatgatatggttcgCCAATTTAGAGGGGTTTCAGATGGTCTACGGCGTGTTGTTGGCTCATCATCGTCTCATGCAAGTTCTCCCTTAAGAGCTGAAGAGAGCATGGCATTAGCATGCATTGAAGAAGAGACAAATAAGCTCAGTCCAAGCTATAGTAATATGGACACTTCCCATAGTTTGTCTGATGATGAAGCCCATGATGAAGACCAATCTTCTGCAGTAAATAATGGATGGCACTCTGATAATGAATTAAACTCCAAAGGTTTTCCACCTTGTGTTGTCAAGCGCATTGAGGAATCTTCAAATTTGGATTCTCAGAGAAGCCAACATTCAGATAAATTTCACAGACTTGCTTTAAATGACTCAAAAACTTTAGTAGCATCTGATATTTTTGAGGATCCGCTTGCAATGCCACCTGAG TGGACACCACCAAACATTAGTGTGCCGCTGTTGAGTCTAGTTGATAAGATATTCCAACTGAAACGGAGAGGTTGGCTGAG AAGACAGGTCTTTTGGATTTCAAAACAGATTTTGCAGTTAATGATGAAAGATGCAATTGATGATTGGATCCTAAGGCAAATTTCTTGGCTCCGGAGGGATGATGTTATTGCACAAGGGATTCATTGGCTCCAAGAT GTTCTCTGGCCTAATGGTACATTCTTTATAAAGTTGGAGAGCAGTCAAGGGAATGTGGAAGACAGTCATTTTAGTCAGAAACCAACTCAAAGTGCCAGTCGGATATATGGTGATAAGGTGACCAGATCGAGCTCTTTCGAGCTGCAGCTTGAAGCAGCTCGCAGAGCAAGTGATGTTAAGAAAATGATACTTG GTGGAGCTCCAACTGCGTTAGTCAGCTTACTTGGGCATAGTCAATACAGGCATTGTGCGGAGGATATTTATTACTTTATCCAG TCTACTGTCTGTGTTAAGCAGCTTGCATATGGTATGTTGGAACTGGTGCTTATTTCAGTATTCCCAGAATTACGTGATTTAATACTAGATATACATCAGAAGGCCTGA